A stretch of the Puniceicoccaceae bacterium genome encodes the following:
- a CDS encoding Fic family protein, with the protein MKPRTSFPQFRQIEERLRSIGTLADYDPIFDVVREQFLREINHHLTSLTSSNGNLPDAVGSDGCDAGCREQLKAKYLEIGKEHAVMQLLFDMTRGELRMDGVRVLAEILFGSAQMRDTEIAIRNSSGKRKQATSPDTIERELEHLLKKFSDGLKRKKAHPILLATELHHGFTLIHPFKDWNGRIARLILNVSLMKAGYLPVLIRRAERRSYYEALEAADYGDLEPLILFLAEKELESIESFTSSAEFLSIKGKFELERRLKGLGQHDRCLVLTEDSTSNNLLAFLLEASGFHMNETYMLSYEGCSKIASANLFSIFVKQRMPDMQVLVHRDRDYLTDAEIEYQHETFHRIDVRFFYTEGTDVESYFLNADHLCHCYPKLEHSLATALVEDAINEVLPKSIDYLYKKEFGNRRESTTHLYDALVDYVKSHRFRFTHGKTAKQVLEQKIREAIGRKAEIDRVSPALRVPQLAKIARRIWKEQA; encoded by the coding sequence ATGAAACCCCGAACTTCGTTTCCCCAGTTTCGGCAAATCGAAGAACGCCTGCGCTCGATTGGAACCCTGGCAGACTACGATCCGATCTTCGATGTGGTTCGCGAACAGTTTTTGCGGGAGATCAACCATCACCTGACCTCGCTGACATCGAGCAACGGAAATCTTCCCGATGCGGTGGGGTCCGATGGCTGCGATGCTGGCTGCCGTGAGCAGTTGAAAGCAAAATACCTTGAGATTGGCAAAGAGCATGCGGTCATGCAGCTGCTGTTCGACATGACACGGGGGGAGCTGCGCATGGACGGGGTGCGGGTGCTGGCCGAAATCCTGTTTGGCAGCGCGCAGATGCGCGATACCGAGATTGCGATCCGCAACTCGAGCGGGAAACGCAAGCAGGCGACGAGTCCGGATACGATAGAACGGGAGCTGGAGCACCTGCTCAAGAAATTCAGCGACGGGTTGAAGCGGAAAAAAGCACACCCGATCCTGTTGGCGACAGAGCTGCACCATGGATTTACCCTGATTCATCCGTTCAAGGACTGGAATGGACGCATCGCGCGGCTGATCCTGAATGTTTCCCTGATGAAAGCGGGCTATCTTCCGGTGCTGATTCGTCGCGCCGAGCGCCGCAGTTATTATGAGGCACTGGAAGCTGCAGACTATGGCGACCTGGAGCCGCTGATTCTATTCCTTGCAGAAAAGGAACTCGAATCGATCGAATCCTTTACCAGCAGTGCGGAATTTCTTTCGATCAAAGGAAAATTCGAGCTGGAGCGGCGCTTGAAAGGCCTTGGCCAGCATGACCGCTGTCTGGTGCTGACGGAGGACAGCACCTCCAACAACCTGCTGGCATTTCTTCTGGAAGCGTCGGGATTTCACATGAATGAGACCTACATGCTCTCCTATGAAGGATGCTCCAAAATTGCCTCTGCAAATCTGTTCTCCATTTTTGTGAAACAGAGGATGCCAGACATGCAAGTGCTTGTGCACCGGGATCGGGATTACCTGACGGATGCTGAAATTGAATACCAGCACGAGACCTTTCACCGCATCGATGTTCGCTTTTTTTACACCGAGGGCACGGATGTGGAGAGTTATTTTCTGAACGCGGATCACCTTTGCCATTGTTACCCAAAGCTGGAGCATTCGCTGGCGACTGCTCTGGTTGAGGATGCGATCAACGAGGTGCTGCCCAAGTCGATTGACTACCTCTACAAAAAGGAGTTTGGGAATCGCAGGGAATCGACGACACACCTCTATGATGCACTGGTGGACTATGTGAAAAGTCACCGTTTTCGCTTCACACATGGCAAGACGGCCAAGCAGGTATTGGAACAAAAAATCCGTGAAGCGATTGGACGCAAAGCCGAGATCGACCGGGTTTCTCCGGCACTGCGTGTTCCGCAACTGGCCAAAATCGCGCGGCGAATCTGGAAGGAACAAGCGTAG
- a CDS encoding YqaE/Pmp3 family membrane protein: MSLLTIILNILLPPVGVLINKGLGVDFLINLLLTILGWLPGVIHAFWVCSRK, encoded by the coding sequence ATGAGTCTTCTAACGATTATCCTGAATATCCTGCTGCCTCCTGTAGGCGTTCTCATCAACAAGGGCCTCGGCGTTGATTTTCTGATCAACCTGCTATTGACCATCCTGGGATGGTTGCCCGGTGTGATTCATGCCTTTTGGGTGTGCTCTCGTAAATAG